In Platichthys flesus chromosome 20, fPlaFle2.1, whole genome shotgun sequence, a single genomic region encodes these proteins:
- the dhx32a gene encoding DEAD/H (Asp-Glu-Ala-Asp/His) box polypeptide 32a produces MSEENNPAETAEVCAEDVDCPGEETFGFGDDLELNQFDGLPFSSRYSKLLKERKTLPVWKLRFEFEEALVSNQLVIVSGTAKTGRSTQIPQWCAELCLSAQYQHGMVVCTQTNRQQAVDLALRVADEMDVNIGHEVGYTIPLETCCSSDTVLRYCTDDMLLREMMSDPFLEHYGAIIIDQAHERTVSTDILLGLLKDILLQRPDLRVVVLAVQPMADKLLKRYGSVPLINLEASCPAEVVHCSGHNKDYFYSALRLVLEIHRAKEDGDVVVFFASDEEARCAQSILQREGTRLGADLGEMVPVVLCPGQGGLLPFLTKQTDSKTSRRVFLSTQQGEDRCWAIESLNFVIDTGVQKKMVYNPRIRANSEVLEPISQCQADLRKQLSGPTGKCFCLYPEESQLPAENTPQILESNITPTALFLKRMEIAGLGQCDFIDRPDPEGLMQALEELDYLAALDDDGNLSEIGIIMSEIPLEPQMAKALLASCEFDCVSEMLTIAAMLSAPSCFLKPPAGLSHEAVQCHRKFQHPEGDHFTLINIYNAFRQSQREQYINSEKWCQDYFLDHSALKKAEAIRSELTDTLKRIELPMSDPSFGTRTNTLNLKRALLAGFFMQIARDVDGAGNYFILTHKHMAQVHPHSGYGAQSQKLGLPEWVVFHEYTLSENNYMRTVSEMSPQVFIQMAPLYFFYNLPLSESKEILQGLLDPDGNRKRKDEKQKDASLSSEAGSGCAVMPQSYDRCVIQ; encoded by the exons ATGTCGGAGGAAAATAATCCAGCAGAGACCGCAGAAGTCTGCGCTGAGGATGTTGATTGTCCCGGGGAAGAGACGTTCGGCTTTGGAGACGACTTGGAGCTGAATCAGTTCGATGGGTTGCCCTTTTCCTCGCGGTACTCCAAACTgctgaaggagaggaagacCCTCCCTGTGTGGAAGCTCAGGTTTGAGTTCGAGGAAGCTCTGGTGAGCAACCAGCTGGTTATTGTGAGTGGGACAGCCAAGACTGGGAGGAGTACACAG ATCCCCCAGTGGTGCGCAGAGCTCTGCCTGTCTGCCCAGTACCAGCATGGCATGGTCGTGTGCACGCAGACCAACAGGCAGCAGGCCGTGGACCTGGCCCTGCGCGTGGCTGATGAAATGGACGTGAACATCGGCCACGAAGTGGGTTACACCATCCCTCTGGagacctgctgctcctccgaCACGGTCCTGAG ATACTGCACTGATGACATGCTGCTGAGAGAGATGATGTCAGACCCTTTCCTGGAGCACTACGGAGCCATTATTATCGACCAGGCCCACGAGAGGACCGTTAGCACAGACATACTGCTGGGTCTCCTCAAGGACATCCTGCTGCAGAGGCCAGATCTCCGGGTGGTGGTCCTCGCCGTCCAGCCCATGGCTGACAAGCTGCTGAAACGATACGGCAGCGTACCTCTCATCAACCTGGAGGCCTCGTGTCCTGCCGAGGTGGTCCACTGCAGTGGCCACAACAAGGACTACTTTTACTCGGCGCTgaggctggtgctggagatccATCGAGCCAAAGAGGACGGAGACGTTGTCGTGTTTTTTGCCTCAGACGAG GAGGCCCGCTGTGCCCAAAGCATCCTCCAGAGAGAAGGCACCAGGCTGGGAGCGGACTTGGGCGAGATGGTGCCCGTGGTCCTGTGCCCAGGCCAGGGAGGGCTACTGCCTTTCCTGACCAAGCAAACAGACTCAAAGACGTCCAGGAGAGTCTTCCTCTCCACCCAGCAGGGAGAGGACAGGTGTTGGGCGATAGAGTCCCTCAACTTTGTCATCGACACAGGAGTCCAGAAAAAGATG GTGTACAATCCAAGAATAAGAGCCAACTCCGAGGTTCTTGAACCCATCAGTCAATGTCAGGCAGACCTACGCAAGCAGCTGTCTGGGCCAACAG GTAAATGTTTCTGCCTGTATCCAGAGGAGAGTCAGCTTCCTGCAGAGAACACACCACAGATCCTGGAGTCTAACATCACGCCAACGGCCCTTTTCCTAAAAAGGATGGAGATAGCCGGCCTGGGACAGTGCGACTTCATCGACCGACCAG atCCCGAGGGTCTCATGCAGGCGCTAGAGGAGCTCGACTACCTCGCAGCTCTGGATGATGACGGCAACTTGTCCGAGATCGGCATCATAATGTCTGAAATCCCTCTGGAGCCTCAGATGGCCAAAGCTCTGCTCGCGTCCTGCGAGTTCGACTGTGTGAGTGAGATGCTGACGATCGCAGCGATGCTGTCTG CTCCGAGCTGCTTCCTGAAGCCACCTGCCGGTCTGAGCCATGAAGCTGTCCAGTGTCACAGGAAGTTCCAGCACCCTGAAGGAGACCACTTCACCCTCATTAACATCTACAACGCGTTCAGACAGAGCCAGAGAGAACAAT ACATCAATTCTGAAAAGTGGTGCCAGGACTATTTCTTGGATCACTCTGCCCTGAAGAAAGCCGAGGCCATTAGATCGGAGCTGACCGACACTTTGAAGCGGATCGAGCTTCCCATGTCGGACCCCTCGTTTGGAACCAGGACAAACACGCTCAACCTGAAAAGGGCTCTGCTGGCCGGGTTCTTCATGCAG atcGCTCGAGATGTAGACGGAGCAGGAAACTACTTCATTCTGACGCACAAGCACATGGCCCAGGTTCACCCGCACTCCGGTTATGGCGCTCAGTCGCAGAAGCTCGGGCTCCCGGAGTGGGTGGTTTTCCATGAGTACACTCTGTCAGAGAACAACTACATGAGAACAGTGTCTGAAATGTCCCCACAAGT GTTCATTCAAATGGCGCCGCTCTACTTCTTCTACAATCTGCCACTTAGCGAGAGCAAAGAAATACTGCAAGGCCTGTTGGACCCAGACGGAAACAGAAAACGAAAAGACGAGAAGCAGAAAGATGCTTCACTGAGCAGCGAGGCCGGCAGCGGCTGTGCGGTGATGCCACAGAGCTACGACAGATGTGTGATTCAATGA